The proteins below come from a single Ochotona princeps isolate mOchPri1 chromosome 6, mOchPri1.hap1, whole genome shotgun sequence genomic window:
- the HOMEZ gene encoding homeobox and leucine zipper protein Homez isoform X2, giving the protein MVRGWEPPPGSDRAFPGRHASENTMPPNKEASSLHSSAAGLICLPPISEELQLVWTQAAQTSELDSNEHLLQTFSYFPYPSLADIALLCLRYGLQMEKVKTWFMAQRLRCGISWSSEEIEETRARVVYHRDQLHFKSLLSFTHHAGRPPEEVAPLAVPHPEQAGLGTGPLTPSVPTQVKGLKVEPEEPSQIVPLPRSHQKAKEPLSAPASGAFAHRSDAWHDLQSSGLCKEQAGRGPEPSHGAGTASWNHSRAVHQPHAEDKPPPISLLASSCKEESASSTTPPPPSTSSSSYQLLAHGATATSKPLQRQSLSPSEQALPPHLEPAWPQGLRHHHSVPGRVGAMEHLSPDMQRQRKPKRKTKEQLAILKSFFLQCQWARREDYHKLEQMTGLPRPEIIQWFGDTRYALKHGQLKWFRDNAVPGAPAFQDSANRTPPPSTRSLSEWAETPPLPVPPPPPDIRPLERYWAAHQRLRETDIPQLIQASRLSAQQIRDWFDSRLPEPAEVVVSLDEEEEEEEEEDLPEDGEEEEEEEDDDEDEDDVIIQD; this is encoded by the exons ATGGTGCGAGGCTGGGAGCCGCCGCCCGGGTCGGACCGCG CTTTCCCTGGAAGGCACGCATCAGAAAACACCATGCCTCCCAATAAAGAGGCCAGCAGTCTTCATAGCTCCGCAGCAGGTCTCATCTGCCTGCCTCCCATCTCTGAGGAGCTGCAGCTCGTGTGGACACAGGCAGCCCAGACCAGTGAGCTGGATAGCAATGAACACCTGCTACAGACCTTCAGCTACTTTCCCTATCCCAGCCTGGCAGACATCGCCCTGCTCTGCCTCCGTTACGGGCTGCAGATGGAGAAGGTCAAGACATGGTTCATGGCCCAGCGCCTGCGCTGTGGCATCAGCTGGTCATCTGAAGAGATCGAAGAGACTCGGGCCCGAGTGGTCTATCATCGGGACCAACTCCATTTCAAATCCCTTCTCTCTTTTACTCACCATGCAGGGCGGCCCCCAGAGGAGGTTGCTCCTCTTGCAGTGCCACATCCAGAACAAGCTGGTCTTGGAACAGGTCCTCTGACTCCCAGCGTGCCTACTCAGGTGAAAGGATTAAAAGTGGAGCCGGAGGAGCCCTCTCAGATAGTACCATTGCCACGGAGTCACCAGAAAGCCAAGGAGCCCCTGTCAGCACCGGCAAGTGGGGCATTTGCCCATCGGTCAGATGCTTGGCATGATCTTCAAAGCAGTGGCCTGTGTAAGGAGCAGGCAGGTAGGGGGCCTGAGCCATCACATGGTGCAGGGACTGCCTCCTGGAACCACTCCAGGGCTGTCCACCAGCCCCATGCCGAGGATAAGCCTCCACCCATCTCATTACTTGCCAGTAGCTGTAAGGAGGAGTCAGCATCTAGCACGACTCCGCCTCCTCCTTCTACCTCTTCTTCCTCTTaccaactcctggctcatggagcCACTGCCACCTCTAAACCCCTGCAGCGACAGTCATTGTCACCCAGTGAACAGGCACTACCCCCGCATCTGGAGCCAGCCTGGCCCCAAGGGCTAAGGCATCATCACTCAGTACCAGGTAGGGTCGGTGCCATGGAGCATCTCTCCCCAGATATGCAGCGCCAGCGGAAGCCAAAACGTAAAACCAAAGAGCAGCTGGCAATCCTCAAGTCCTTTTTCTTACAGTGCCAATGGGCACGGCGTGAGGATTACCATAAACTAGAACAGATGACCGGTTTACCTCGTCCTGAGATCATTCAGTGGTTTGGAGACACACGTTATGCCTTGAAGCATGGGCAACTAAAATGGTTCCGGGACAATGCAGTACCTGGGGCCCCTGCTTTTCAAGACTCAGCCAATCGCACCCCACCGCCATCAACCCGATCGCTGAGTGAATGGGCGGAGACACCGCCTCTGCCggtccccccgcccccaccagaTATACGACCCCTAGAGAGATACTGGGCAGCCCACCAGCGGCTGCGAGAGACCGATATCCCTCAACTGATTCAGGCATCAAGGCTTAGTGCCCAGCAGATACGGGACTGGTTTGATTCTCGATTACCTGAGCCAGCTGAGGTGGTAGTTAGTCtagatgaagaggaagaggaagaagaagaggaagacttGCCAGAAGAtggtgaggaagaagaggaggaggaagatgacgATGAGGATGAGGATGATGTGATCATACAGGACTAA
- the HOMEZ gene encoding homeobox and leucine zipper protein Homez isoform X1 produces MTSQCPRCDVVTVQYALSVKPDVLKGRASMRSKHPRRAFPGRHASENTMPPNKEASSLHSSAAGLICLPPISEELQLVWTQAAQTSELDSNEHLLQTFSYFPYPSLADIALLCLRYGLQMEKVKTWFMAQRLRCGISWSSEEIEETRARVVYHRDQLHFKSLLSFTHHAGRPPEEVAPLAVPHPEQAGLGTGPLTPSVPTQVKGLKVEPEEPSQIVPLPRSHQKAKEPLSAPASGAFAHRSDAWHDLQSSGLCKEQAGRGPEPSHGAGTASWNHSRAVHQPHAEDKPPPISLLASSCKEESASSTTPPPPSTSSSSYQLLAHGATATSKPLQRQSLSPSEQALPPHLEPAWPQGLRHHHSVPGRVGAMEHLSPDMQRQRKPKRKTKEQLAILKSFFLQCQWARREDYHKLEQMTGLPRPEIIQWFGDTRYALKHGQLKWFRDNAVPGAPAFQDSANRTPPPSTRSLSEWAETPPLPVPPPPPDIRPLERYWAAHQRLRETDIPQLIQASRLSAQQIRDWFDSRLPEPAEVVVSLDEEEEEEEEEDLPEDGEEEEEEEDDDEDEDDVIIQD; encoded by the exons ATGACATCACAATGCCCACGTTGTGATGTTGTCACTGTTCAGTATGCCTTGTCCGTGAAGCCAGACGTGCTGAAGGGCAGAGCCAGCATGAGGAGCAAGCATCCAAGGAGAG CTTTCCCTGGAAGGCACGCATCAGAAAACACCATGCCTCCCAATAAAGAGGCCAGCAGTCTTCATAGCTCCGCAGCAGGTCTCATCTGCCTGCCTCCCATCTCTGAGGAGCTGCAGCTCGTGTGGACACAGGCAGCCCAGACCAGTGAGCTGGATAGCAATGAACACCTGCTACAGACCTTCAGCTACTTTCCCTATCCCAGCCTGGCAGACATCGCCCTGCTCTGCCTCCGTTACGGGCTGCAGATGGAGAAGGTCAAGACATGGTTCATGGCCCAGCGCCTGCGCTGTGGCATCAGCTGGTCATCTGAAGAGATCGAAGAGACTCGGGCCCGAGTGGTCTATCATCGGGACCAACTCCATTTCAAATCCCTTCTCTCTTTTACTCACCATGCAGGGCGGCCCCCAGAGGAGGTTGCTCCTCTTGCAGTGCCACATCCAGAACAAGCTGGTCTTGGAACAGGTCCTCTGACTCCCAGCGTGCCTACTCAGGTGAAAGGATTAAAAGTGGAGCCGGAGGAGCCCTCTCAGATAGTACCATTGCCACGGAGTCACCAGAAAGCCAAGGAGCCCCTGTCAGCACCGGCAAGTGGGGCATTTGCCCATCGGTCAGATGCTTGGCATGATCTTCAAAGCAGTGGCCTGTGTAAGGAGCAGGCAGGTAGGGGGCCTGAGCCATCACATGGTGCAGGGACTGCCTCCTGGAACCACTCCAGGGCTGTCCACCAGCCCCATGCCGAGGATAAGCCTCCACCCATCTCATTACTTGCCAGTAGCTGTAAGGAGGAGTCAGCATCTAGCACGACTCCGCCTCCTCCTTCTACCTCTTCTTCCTCTTaccaactcctggctcatggagcCACTGCCACCTCTAAACCCCTGCAGCGACAGTCATTGTCACCCAGTGAACAGGCACTACCCCCGCATCTGGAGCCAGCCTGGCCCCAAGGGCTAAGGCATCATCACTCAGTACCAGGTAGGGTCGGTGCCATGGAGCATCTCTCCCCAGATATGCAGCGCCAGCGGAAGCCAAAACGTAAAACCAAAGAGCAGCTGGCAATCCTCAAGTCCTTTTTCTTACAGTGCCAATGGGCACGGCGTGAGGATTACCATAAACTAGAACAGATGACCGGTTTACCTCGTCCTGAGATCATTCAGTGGTTTGGAGACACACGTTATGCCTTGAAGCATGGGCAACTAAAATGGTTCCGGGACAATGCAGTACCTGGGGCCCCTGCTTTTCAAGACTCAGCCAATCGCACCCCACCGCCATCAACCCGATCGCTGAGTGAATGGGCGGAGACACCGCCTCTGCCggtccccccgcccccaccagaTATACGACCCCTAGAGAGATACTGGGCAGCCCACCAGCGGCTGCGAGAGACCGATATCCCTCAACTGATTCAGGCATCAAGGCTTAGTGCCCAGCAGATACGGGACTGGTTTGATTCTCGATTACCTGAGCCAGCTGAGGTGGTAGTTAGTCtagatgaagaggaagaggaagaagaagaggaagacttGCCAGAAGAtggtgaggaagaagaggaggaggaagatgacgATGAGGATGAGGATGATGTGATCATACAGGACTAA
- the HOMEZ gene encoding homeobox and leucine zipper protein Homez isoform X3 yields the protein MPPNKEASSLHSSAAGLICLPPISEELQLVWTQAAQTSELDSNEHLLQTFSYFPYPSLADIALLCLRYGLQMEKVKTWFMAQRLRCGISWSSEEIEETRARVVYHRDQLHFKSLLSFTHHAGRPPEEVAPLAVPHPEQAGLGTGPLTPSVPTQVKGLKVEPEEPSQIVPLPRSHQKAKEPLSAPASGAFAHRSDAWHDLQSSGLCKEQAGRGPEPSHGAGTASWNHSRAVHQPHAEDKPPPISLLASSCKEESASSTTPPPPSTSSSSYQLLAHGATATSKPLQRQSLSPSEQALPPHLEPAWPQGLRHHHSVPGRVGAMEHLSPDMQRQRKPKRKTKEQLAILKSFFLQCQWARREDYHKLEQMTGLPRPEIIQWFGDTRYALKHGQLKWFRDNAVPGAPAFQDSANRTPPPSTRSLSEWAETPPLPVPPPPPDIRPLERYWAAHQRLRETDIPQLIQASRLSAQQIRDWFDSRLPEPAEVVVSLDEEEEEEEEEDLPEDGEEEEEEEDDDEDEDDVIIQD from the coding sequence ATGCCTCCCAATAAAGAGGCCAGCAGTCTTCATAGCTCCGCAGCAGGTCTCATCTGCCTGCCTCCCATCTCTGAGGAGCTGCAGCTCGTGTGGACACAGGCAGCCCAGACCAGTGAGCTGGATAGCAATGAACACCTGCTACAGACCTTCAGCTACTTTCCCTATCCCAGCCTGGCAGACATCGCCCTGCTCTGCCTCCGTTACGGGCTGCAGATGGAGAAGGTCAAGACATGGTTCATGGCCCAGCGCCTGCGCTGTGGCATCAGCTGGTCATCTGAAGAGATCGAAGAGACTCGGGCCCGAGTGGTCTATCATCGGGACCAACTCCATTTCAAATCCCTTCTCTCTTTTACTCACCATGCAGGGCGGCCCCCAGAGGAGGTTGCTCCTCTTGCAGTGCCACATCCAGAACAAGCTGGTCTTGGAACAGGTCCTCTGACTCCCAGCGTGCCTACTCAGGTGAAAGGATTAAAAGTGGAGCCGGAGGAGCCCTCTCAGATAGTACCATTGCCACGGAGTCACCAGAAAGCCAAGGAGCCCCTGTCAGCACCGGCAAGTGGGGCATTTGCCCATCGGTCAGATGCTTGGCATGATCTTCAAAGCAGTGGCCTGTGTAAGGAGCAGGCAGGTAGGGGGCCTGAGCCATCACATGGTGCAGGGACTGCCTCCTGGAACCACTCCAGGGCTGTCCACCAGCCCCATGCCGAGGATAAGCCTCCACCCATCTCATTACTTGCCAGTAGCTGTAAGGAGGAGTCAGCATCTAGCACGACTCCGCCTCCTCCTTCTACCTCTTCTTCCTCTTaccaactcctggctcatggagcCACTGCCACCTCTAAACCCCTGCAGCGACAGTCATTGTCACCCAGTGAACAGGCACTACCCCCGCATCTGGAGCCAGCCTGGCCCCAAGGGCTAAGGCATCATCACTCAGTACCAGGTAGGGTCGGTGCCATGGAGCATCTCTCCCCAGATATGCAGCGCCAGCGGAAGCCAAAACGTAAAACCAAAGAGCAGCTGGCAATCCTCAAGTCCTTTTTCTTACAGTGCCAATGGGCACGGCGTGAGGATTACCATAAACTAGAACAGATGACCGGTTTACCTCGTCCTGAGATCATTCAGTGGTTTGGAGACACACGTTATGCCTTGAAGCATGGGCAACTAAAATGGTTCCGGGACAATGCAGTACCTGGGGCCCCTGCTTTTCAAGACTCAGCCAATCGCACCCCACCGCCATCAACCCGATCGCTGAGTGAATGGGCGGAGACACCGCCTCTGCCggtccccccgcccccaccagaTATACGACCCCTAGAGAGATACTGGGCAGCCCACCAGCGGCTGCGAGAGACCGATATCCCTCAACTGATTCAGGCATCAAGGCTTAGTGCCCAGCAGATACGGGACTGGTTTGATTCTCGATTACCTGAGCCAGCTGAGGTGGTAGTTAGTCtagatgaagaggaagaggaagaagaagaggaagacttGCCAGAAGAtggtgaggaagaagaggaggaggaagatgacgATGAGGATGAGGATGATGTGATCATACAGGACTAA
- the PPP1R3E gene encoding protein phosphatase 1 regulatory subunit 3E, which produces MSRERPPRTDIPRNLSFIAALTERAYYRSQRPSLEEEPVEEQGESGTRLGARSRAHTPSRGRRARSAPAGGSGVRVTRSCSPDTRKRVRFADALGLELAAVRRFRPGEPPRVPRHVQVQLQRDALRHFAPCQSRARGLQEARAALDPASEPGFAARLQAQRICLERAEAGPLGVAGSARVLDLAYEKRVSVRWSADGWRSQREAPAAYAGPAPPPPRADRFAFRLPAPPIGGSLLFALRYRVTGLEFWDNNGGRDYALRGPEHPGSGGTPEPQGWIHFI; this is translated from the exons ATGTCGCGCGAGCGGCCCCCCCGCACCGACATTCCCCGCAACCTGAGCTTCATCGCCGCGCTGACGGAGCGCGCCTACTACCGCAGTCAGAGGCCCAGCCTCGAAGAAGAGCCCGTGGAGGAGCAGGGCGAGAGCGGGACGCGGCTCGGGGCCCGATCCCGCGCTCACACGCCGAGCCGGGGTCGCCGGGCCCGTTCTGCGCCCGCTGGAGGCAGCGGGGTCCGGGTCACCCGCAGCTGTAGCCCCGACACGCGCAAGAGAGTGCGCTTCGCCGACGCACTGGGTCTGGAGCTGGCTGCCGTGCGCCGCTTCCGTCCTGGAGAGCCGCCCCGGGTGCCCCGCCACGTGCAGGTGCAGCTGCAGAGGGACGCCCTCCGTCACTTCGCACCGTGCCAGTCCCGCGCCCGCGGCCTCCAG GAGGCGCGCGCAGCCCTGGATCCGGCCAGCGAGCCCGGCTTCGCCGCCCGCTTGCAGGCGCAGCGCATCTGCCTGGAACGCGCCGAGGCGGGCCCGCTGGGCGTGGCCGGGAGCGCGCGCGTGCTGGACCTGGCCTACGAGAAGCGCGTGAGCGTTCGCTGGAGCGCCGACGGCTGGCGTAGCCAACGCGAGGCGCCCGCCGCCTacgccggccccgccccgccgccaCCGCGCGCCGACCGCTTCGCCTTCCGCCTGCCCGCGCCGCCCATCGGGGGCTCCCTGCTCTTCGCCCTGCGCTACCGGGTTACGGGTCTCGAGTTCTGGGATAACAACGGCGGCCGGGACTATGCTCTGCGGGGGCCTGAGCACCCGGGAAGTGGCGGGACGCCCGAGCCGCAGGGCTGGATCCACTTTATCTGA